A genomic region of Caldisericaceae bacterium contains the following coding sequences:
- the rsfS gene encoding ribosome silencing factor, with protein sequence MKGKTLANFIAKVIEDKKGEDIKIFDVKKLTIITDYFVVCTATAGEHCNAIADEIEEKLKKKNTRPISIDRGNDSSWIAMDYGSVIVHIMTEEKRGFYNLENIWEEINPKIKQRRKMKS encoded by the coding sequence ATGAAAGGTAAAACACTTGCAAATTTTATCGCAAAAGTTATTGAAGACAAAAAAGGGGAAGACATCAAAATCTTTGATGTAAAAAAGCTTACAATTATCACTGACTATTTTGTTGTCTGCACAGCAACAGCAGGAGAACATTGTAATGCAATTGCTGATGAAATCGAGGAAAAACTCAAAAAGAAAAACACTCGACCTATTTCTATTGATAGAGGAAATGATTCTTCTTGGATTGCAATGGACTATGGAAGTGTTATCGTTCACATAATGACAGAAGAAAAAAGAGGCTTTTACAATTTAGAAAACATCTGGGAGGAAATAAACCCAAAAATCAAACAAAGAAGAAAGATGAAGTCTTGA
- a CDS encoding FAD-dependent oxidoreductase codes for MDELFSIHEVKEELPVDLNEIYDTVIIGGGPAGLTAAIYAGRFRLKALLFEKLAIGGQIAVSELVENYPGFPDGISGSELVELFKKQALKFGTKVLLTDVRKIEKIGDIFYVDTEYGRVRSWTIILATGADPAKLPVPEEEKFRGRGISYCATCDAAFFKDKTVAVVG; via the coding sequence ATGGACGAATTGTTTTCTATTCATGAAGTTAAAGAAGAACTACCTGTAGATCTAAACGAAATTTATGACACGGTAATAATTGGTGGCGGTCCTGCTGGACTTACGGCTGCCATTTATGCAGGAAGATTTCGATTAAAGGCACTTCTTTTTGAAAAATTAGCAATAGGAGGACAAATTGCTGTAAGTGAGTTGGTTGAAAACTATCCTGGGTTTCCTGACGGAATAAGCGGAAGTGAACTTGTTGAACTTTTTAAAAAGCAGGCACTAAAATTTGGAACTAAAGTTCTTCTTACGGATGTAAGAAAAATTGAAAAGATCGGTGATATCTTTTATGTAGATACAGAATACGGCAGAGTCCGTTCTTGGACAATTATACTAGCAACAGGAGCTGACCCTGCAAAATTACCAGTACCAGAAGAAGAAAAATTTAGAGGCAGAGGAATTTCCTACTGCGCAACTTGTGATGCTGCTTTTTTTAAGGATAAAACTGTTGCTGTAGTTGGAG